Proteins encoded by one window of Rhodamnia argentea isolate NSW1041297 chromosome 6, ASM2092103v1, whole genome shotgun sequence:
- the LOC125315489 gene encoding uncharacterized protein LOC125315489, whose amino-acid sequence MAEEIESGMKKGWYGDVATSTKRFTAKKDKEPVSQVNMTYAQKPMAHVPVVQIPNQQQGNFSTQRQKGNLRHSRQFTPLPGTPSQVLTILRKKGLLTSEPLRPGNTNSPRYDPSKKCDYHCGEPGHDANSCYVLKHRIQDLLDSKAFSFQDNSHPNIKNNPLPDHSGKVNAVFSSEGGRKGVFKIRVVDIFNALVRAGYYQVGEIVSFGQLEERISTLMENGLIVWANRIEVVAIVSQIVIDWDQEFAALALSQFESSPKVKAREADVARLIKNGKAVPWSYDLAPITRSGRAYNDDQPAKQVAEKDAKEFLAVIKTSEYNIVDQLRKLPAKVSLLELLRSSEKHRDSLMKMLGQIHVPENIDRDRLENFVGAILLKDRVTFADDEIPAEGRGHNKALHITVKHKQTYIARVVIDNGSALNICPLATPNRPGVDLAGMQVAKTSVRSFDGMKKNVMGQINLEIQIGPSLFDVLFQVLDIPSAFNLLLGRPWIHNAGAVPSSLHRKIKFVAEQKLVIVHGEEDHRIFNETAIPYIELAHNEENSYHAFELVRTIHASPESPIPVLEISTTSLMVAKVMIGNGFEPGKGLGRHGQGIRNPIELRGRSHTAGLGFQGRGRPRHGKRRAIGRDKLECSPLPSPSYTTFRSVGVVCGYNEIAQFEDDLGIVFPNSSKGQDAVVEPMDLDHEEADDGVPDLAGWFDDLTIASVF is encoded by the exons ATGGCTGAGGAGATTGAGagcggcatgaagaaaggttggtacggagATGTTGCCACCAGTACCAAGAGATTCAcggcaaagaaagacaaagaacCCGTCTcacaggttaacatgacctatgcCCAGAAACCTATGGCCCATGTGCCGGTCGTGCAGATCCCTAACCAGCAGCAGGGCAACTTTAGTACACAAcggcaaaaaggaaatttacgTCATTCTCGGCAATTTACTCCTCTACCCGGGACCCCGTCACAGGTACTTACGATTTTACGTAAGAAAGGGCTTCTGACTTCCGAACCTCTACGACCTGGTAACACAAACTCACCAAGGTATGACCCATCAAAGAAGTGTGACTACCATTGTGGTGAGCCTGGACATGATGCAAATAGTTGTTATGTGTTGAAACACCGCATTCAAGACTTGCTCGAttccaaagcattttcatttcaagacaATAGTCACCCAAATAtcaagaataatcctttgccggatcactcAGGCAAGGTTAATGCTGTCTTTAGTTCTGAAGGCGGACGAAAAGGTGTTTTTAAGATCCGGGTGGTTGACATTTTCAATGCCCTGGTTAGAGCAGGCTATTATCAGGTTGGAGAAATAGTATCGTTCGGCCAGCTGGAAGAGAGAATCTCAACTCTTATGGAGAACGGATTGATAGTATGGGCAAATCGGATCGAGGTAGTAGCCATTGTATCTCAAATTGTAATTGACTGGGATCAAGAATTTGCCGCTTTAGCTCTATCTCAATTTGAATCTTCTCCGAAGGTTAAAGCAAGAGAAGCCGACGTGGCCCGTCTAATTAAGA ATggcaaggcggttccttggtcctatgaccttgccccgataacaaggtCCGGACGTGCTTATAATGATGATCAGCCTGCCAAGCAGGTGGCTGAAAAGGATGCAAAGGAATTTTTGGCTGTGATCAAGACAAGTGAGTACAACATTGTTGATCAGTTACGAAAGTTACCGGCTAAGGTCTCTCTACTTGAGCTCTTACGGTCGTCCGAAAAACATCGAGATTCCCTGATGAAGATGTTGGGCCAAATTCATGTACCTGAAAACATCGATCGGGATAGGttggagaattttgttggggccatccttctaaaagatcgggTCACATTTGCCGACGATGAGATCCCCGCCGAAGGAAGAGGCCACAACAAGGCCTTACACATAACAGTCAAGCACAAACAGACTTATATTGCTCGGGTAGTCATTGATAATGGGTCAGCATTGAATATTTGTCCCCTAGCTACACCGAATCGCCCGGGAGTTGACTTGGCCGGGATGCAGGTAGCCAAAACCTCGGTTAGATCTTTTGACGGTATGAAAAAGAACGTTATGGGGCAAATTAATCTCGAGATCCAGATTGGGCCCTCTCTGTTCGATGTCTTGTTCCAAGTACTAGACATTCCATCTGCATTCAACCTCTTGCTAGGACGTCCGTGGATTCACAATGCGGGTGCTGTTCCATCAAGTCTTCATCGGAAGATCAAGTTCGTGGCCGAGCAGAAGTTAGTGattgtccatggggaggaagatcatcGAATCTTCAACGAAACGGCTATCCCCTACATCGAGCTGGCTCATAATGAAGAAAATTCTTACCATGCTTTTGAGCTAGTGCGGACCATTCATGCGTCGCCGGAAAGTCCCATACCCGTTCTCGAAATATCAACTACCTCTCTTATGGTAGCTAAGGTAATGATCGGCAATGGTTTTGAGCCTGGCAAGGGTTTGGGtcggcatggccaagggatccgcaacCCGATTGAACTTAGAGGCCGGTCCCATACAGCTGGTTTGGGATTCCAAGGACGTGGCCGTCCTAGACATGGTAAGCGACGTGCGATAGGTCGCGATAAGCTGGAATGTAGTCCTTTGCCATCACCCTCGTACACCACCTTCCGATCAGTTGGAGTAGTCTGCGGTTACAATGAGATAGCTCAATTTGAAGATGACCTAGGGATTGTCTTCCCTAACTCATCGAAGGGCCAAGATGCTGTGGTTGAGCCGATGGACCTGGACCACGAGGAAGCCGATGATGGAG